The genomic interval TAATTTCATTACTCCATCAACAATTTGTTCTGGTCTTGGTGGACATCCTGGTACATAAACGTCCACTGGAATTACTTTGTCAATACCTTGTAAAACTGAGTAAGTGTCAAAAATCCCACCTGATGAAGCGCAAGCGCCAACAGCAATTACCCAACGAGGTTCTGCCATTTGCTCATATACTTGACGTAGAATAGGTCCCATTTTTTTAGAAATAGTTCCCATTACCATCAACATATCTGCTTGACGAGGAGAAAAACTCACGCGTTCAGAGCCAAATCGTGCTAAATCATAGTGAGAGGCCATCGTTGCCATAAATTCAATTCCACAACAAGAAGTTGCGAAGGGTAAAGGCCAAAGAGAGTTTGCTCTTGCTAGTCCTACCACATCATTCAATTTAGTAGCGAAAAAACCTTCTCCAACAACGCCTTCTGGTGGCGCAACCATCTTTGTATTAGAATCGCTCATTTTGTAAAAGTTATGAGTTATGAGTTGTGAATTCTTAACTTTATATTTTATCTAAAAAATTTAGAATAATTGTAAAAATTTATTTCCCCTTTGGGGTTGGGGTTATTCCCAGTCTAATGCTTTTTTCTTGATGATGTAGAAAAAACCTACCAAGAGTAAAAGCATAAAAATTACCATTTTAATCAGTCCTTCGATTCCTAATTCCTTAAAATTAATCGCCCATGGATATAGAAAAATTACCTCTACATCAAATAATACAAACAAAATGGCTACCAAGAAATACTTTACTGAAAACGGAATACGGGCATTTCCTACGGATTCTATTCCGCACTCAAAATTTCTGTCTTTTATTTCAGACCTTCTCTTTGGTCCTAATTTTCCAGAAACAATTATGGTTCCAACTACAAACCCTACTGCTAGTAGGCATTGCATCAATATTGGAATGTAATTTAATTGGTCAGTTAGCATGTTTTTTGTTATAATATTGTTACGTAGCTACAAAGATATAATTCGAACAAGTAAATCACAACATAATTTTAATAATAAGTTATAATATTTTCTTAAATATTTACAATCTAAATAATGTGATATTGTAATAAAACAGCGGTTATTTTACTTTTATTGTAAAAAAAAAGACGTTCCAACATATGTTGGAACGTCTTTAAACATTCTTTGGTAATAAAAACTAATTTTTATTCTTAGATAACTGCTACTTGAGCTGCAACCTTTCCTTTTCTTCCTTCTTCTTCTTCGTAACTTACTCTGTCACCTTCGCGTAATTCTTCCGCGTTGATTCCTGAAGCGTGAACGAAAATGTCTTTTCCTGTTTCTTCGTCTGTAATGAATCCGTAACCTTTAGACTCATTGAAAAATTTAACTGTACCTGTACGCATTGTAATAGTAATAATAATTTATAATGAGGCAAATGTAATATTTAATATAATACGAATACTAAATTTGTTTGTTTTTTTGTAAAAATAATTGATTTTCAGCGTTTTCGCTTATTTTTTTACATTTAAATTAATATGTAACTCGTTTAATTGTGAACTATCAATTGCTGATGGAGCATCAATCATAACGTCTCTTCCTGAATTATTTTTTGGGAAAGCAATAAAATCTCTGATAGTTTCTTGTCCACCTAAAATAGCAACCAGACGATCCAAACCAAATGCCAAACCTCCGTGTGGTGGTGCTCCAAATTGGAATGCATCCATTAGGAAGCCAAATTGTGCTTTAGCTTCTTCTTCGGTGAAACCTAAATATTTAAACATTAATTGTTGTGTTTCTTTATCGTGAATACGTATTGAACCACCTCCAATTTCATTTCCGTTCAATACCATATCATAAGCATTGGCACGCACTGTTCCTGGGTCAGTTTCCAGCAAATGCATGTCTTCTGGCTTTGGTGAAGTAAATGGGTGGTGCATGGCATGATAACGACCACTTTCTTCGTCAAATTCTAATAAAGGGAAATCAACTACCCATAAAGGTGCGAATTCCTCTGGTTTTCTTAATCCTAAGCGAGTTGCTAATTCCATTCTTAGTGCAGAAAGTTGTGTTCTAGTTTTGTTTGCTGGTCCAGACAATACAAATATCATGTCTCCTGCTACTGCACCAGTTATTTTTGCCCAATTGGCTAAATCGGCTTGGTCGTAAAATTTATCCACGGATGATTTGTACGTTCCGTCTTCGTTGCATTTTGCATACACCATTCCAGATGCACCCACTTGAGGACGTTTAACCCAGTCAATTAAAGCATCGATTTCTTTTCTTGTATAGCTTCCTGCTCCTGGAACTGCAATTCCTACTACTAATTCAGCAGCGTTGAAAACTGGGAATTCTTTGTGTTGCGCAAATTCGTTCAATTCCCCAAACTCCATTCCGAAACGAATGTCTGGTTTGTCGTTACCGTAGGTTTTCATCGCGTGCTCATACGTCATACGAGGGAATTTATCTACTTCAACACCTTTTATTTCTTTTAGTAAGTGACGTGTTAGGCCTTCAAAAATATTCAAAATATCTTCTTGATCTACAAATGCCATTTCGCAGTCAATTTGCGTGAATTCCGGTTGTCTGTCTGCACGTAAGTCTTCGTCACGAAAACATTTCACAATTTGGAAATATTTATCCATTCCACCGATCATCAATAATTGTTTGAAGGTTTGTGGTGATTGTGGCAATGCATAAAACTGTCCTTCGTTCATACGGGAAGGAACTACAAAATCTCTAGCTCCCTCAGGAGTAGATTTGATTAAGTAAGGCGTTTCTACTTCGCAGAAATCTAAATCAGAAAGGTACTTACGCACTTCCATAGAAACTTTGTGACGGAATAACAAACTGTTTTTCACAGGGTTTCTTCTAATATCTAAGTATCTGTATTTCATCCGGATGTCTTCACCACCGTCCGTTTCATCTTCAATAGTGAAGGGAGGAGTTAAAGCTGTATTAAGGATGTTTAATTCTGTAACTAAAATTTCGATTTCACCCGTTGGAATGTTTTTGTTTTTAGCTTCACGCTCAATTACGGTACCTTTTACTTGAATGACAAATTCACGACCTAAGGTTTTTGCTAATTCAAAAACAGTTTTTTCAGTACGACCTTCGTCAAAAATAAGTTGAGTGATACCGTAACGGTCTCTTAAATCAACCCAGTTCATAAAACCTTTGTCTCTAGATTTTTGTACCCAACCTGCTAAGGTTACTTCCGTATTTATGTGTGATGCGTTCAGTTCGCCGCAATTATGACTTCTATACATATCAAAAATTTTATATTATTTCGCCGTTTTAGGCTCGTCTGCAAATTTAGGACTAATTATGAAGAATGGATTCAGAATTTTAATTTTTTGTTCAGGTTTTCATTTTCAGTTCTTTTTCCAATGTTAAGTTTTTACCAATGTTACCAAATTGTTATTAAATTGTTTTTTTAATGTAAAATCTAACTGTATCTTTGTAGTATTAACCACTAAAACTTATAAAAATGAAAAAATATATAATAATTACACTAATGTTAGTTTCGGGAATATTATTCTCTCAAAATATTCAACCTAAGTTGGAAGCCGTAAATAAGATGGTGAAAGCTACTTATTATCATGATAATGGGGGAGTTATGCAAGAAGGATTCTTTAAAAACGGGAAACTTCAAGGTGAATGGATTTCCTATGATGAGACAGGGAATAAAACGGCAATTGCCAATTATGATCAAGGAAAAAAAGTAGGTAAGTGGTTTCACTGGAACCGTAGTTCTTTGAATGAAGTTGATTATTCAAATAATAGAATTGCTTCTGTGAAAAACTGGAAAAGAGAGGCTATTGCTGATGATAACTAATAGATTAGAGAATTCTATTTAAATGAGTAAGGCTTTCGGATTATTTTCGAGAGCCTTTTTTTATGAAAAAAAACATTCCAATGTTAAGCTTTTAACAATGTTATTAAATTGTTACCAAATTGTTTTTTTAATGTAAATAATGTTTTTACATTTGATAAACAAACCATTAAAACTTTTACACCATGAAAAAATATATCATTTTAGGAGCAATGTTAATTTCAGGAATGTTATTTGCTAATGAAGGAAAACCAAAATTAGAAATAGCAACAAACAATA from Flavobacterium ovatum carries:
- a CDS encoding NADH-quinone oxidoreductase subunit A; the encoded protein is MLTDQLNYIPILMQCLLAVGFVVGTIIVSGKLGPKRRSEIKDRNFECGIESVGNARIPFSVKYFLVAILFVLFDVEVIFLYPWAINFKELGIEGLIKMVIFMLLLLVGFFYIIKKKALDWE
- a CDS encoding NADH-quinone oxidoreductase subunit B, encoding MSDSNTKMVAPPEGVVGEGFFATKLNDVVGLARANSLWPLPFATSCCGIEFMATMASHYDLARFGSERVSFSPRQADMLMVMGTISKKMGPILRQVYEQMAEPRWVIAVGACASSGGIFDTYSVLQGIDKVIPVDVYVPGCPPRPEQIVDGVMKLQELVRSESVRRRSSPEYQELLASYNIK
- a CDS encoding cold-shock protein, with protein sequence MRTGTVKFFNESKGYGFITDEETGKDIFVHASGINAEELREGDRVSYEEEEGRKGKVAAQVAVI
- the aspS gene encoding aspartate--tRNA ligase is translated as MYRSHNCGELNASHINTEVTLAGWVQKSRDKGFMNWVDLRDRYGITQLIFDEGRTEKTVFELAKTLGREFVIQVKGTVIEREAKNKNIPTGEIEILVTELNILNTALTPPFTIEDETDGGEDIRMKYRYLDIRRNPVKNSLLFRHKVSMEVRKYLSDLDFCEVETPYLIKSTPEGARDFVVPSRMNEGQFYALPQSPQTFKQLLMIGGMDKYFQIVKCFRDEDLRADRQPEFTQIDCEMAFVDQEDILNIFEGLTRHLLKEIKGVEVDKFPRMTYEHAMKTYGNDKPDIRFGMEFGELNEFAQHKEFPVFNAAELVVGIAVPGAGSYTRKEIDALIDWVKRPQVGASGMVYAKCNEDGTYKSSVDKFYDQADLANWAKITGAVAGDMIFVLSGPANKTRTQLSALRMELATRLGLRKPEEFAPLWVVDFPLLEFDEESGRYHAMHHPFTSPKPEDMHLLETDPGTVRANAYDMVLNGNEIGGGSIRIHDKETQQLMFKYLGFTEEEAKAQFGFLMDAFQFGAPPHGGLAFGLDRLVAILGGQETIRDFIAFPKNNSGRDVMIDAPSAIDSSQLNELHINLNVKK
- a CDS encoding membrane-binding protein, coding for MKKYIIITLMLVSGILFSQNIQPKLEAVNKMVKATYYHDNGGVMQEGFFKNGKLQGEWISYDETGNKTAIANYDQGKKVGKWFHWNRSSLNEVDYSNNRIASVKNWKREAIADDN